One genomic window of Medicago truncatula cultivar Jemalong A17 chromosome 1, MtrunA17r5.0-ANR, whole genome shotgun sequence includes the following:
- the LOC11432804 gene encoding vegetative cell wall protein gp1: MVKIFALLLLLLQLPFFTSFAEEFETALYELDGFKFKPAPVKPIVPVKPAPVNPPVIVKPPVPVTPPTPVKPSVPLTPPAPISPPTPVTPPAPVTPPTPITPPSPITPPTTVTPPTPIMPPSPVTPTLAPVKPAPVKPSPFTPNPISIDVPVVMPVLVDHVPITPTLVTPPAPVTLPLIEPIVPINVAPVESPVVSTYPPLDAPSPSYSPLPSHPLSRRLMNFHY; encoded by the coding sequence atggtcaaaatTTTTGCACTGTTGCTACTTTTACTCCAACTACCATTTTTCACTTCATTTGCTGAAGAGTTTGAAACAGCTCTTTACGAACTTGATGGTTTTAAATTTAAGCCTGCCCCTGTTAAACCTATTGTCCCTGTTAAGCCTGCTCCTGTAAACCCTCCAGTCATTGTTAAGCCTCCTGTCCCTGTTACGCCTCCAACACCAGTTAAGCCTTCTGTCCCTCTTACACCCCCTGCCCCAATTTCTCCTCCTACCCCTGTTACCCCTCCTGCCCCTGTAACGCCTCCTACACCTATTACGCCTCCTTCCCCTATTACGCCTCCTACCACTGTTACACCTCCTACCCCTATTATGCCTCCTTCCCCTGTTACGCCTACGCTAGCACCTGTTAAGCCTGCTCCTGTTAAGCCTAGCCCTTTTACGCCTAATCCAATTTCTATTGATGTCCCTGTTGTTATGCCTGTCCTTGTTGATCATGTCCCTATTACACCCACCCTTGTTACGCCTCCTGCCCCTGTTACGCTTCCCCTAATTGAGCCTATTGTCCCTATTAATGTTGCTCCTGTTGAGTCTCCTGTTGTTTCTACATACCCTCCATTGGATGCCCCTTCTCCATCTTACTCACCATTGCCATCACACCCCTTGTCTAGAAGACTGATGAATTTTCACTATTAG